The Dama dama isolate Ldn47 chromosome X, ASM3311817v1, whole genome shotgun sequence nucleotide sequence TCTCTCACTATGTGAACACACCCAGGCTACACTGATGATCTTCTCTTTATTGGTTGTTCCTCAATATTCTCAGGTTAGTTGACTTTATATCATATCTTGATGTTAGTTAGACTTTATTTTGACTTTCCTAGCATTTTAACCCTAGAAAGACATTTCAAATCTTATACAGCCCTATATTGGGGATGGAGTGGAAGACAGCAGATTGATTCTATGAGGACATCTCCGTACTAGATAGAGTTTTTTCTGTGGCATACAGTCATGAATTATTTATGCACCAGAAAGCACTCTTTATGCACGTTGATGGCCTTTGCCCTTCAGAAACATTTAACGTTCGAATTGTACTTGGAAAGACTTTCCTGCTTAAAAACAGGTCTGGTAACCTCTGGAAAGGAATGCTTTTGAATTATAATGGGAATTATTTGGCATCTGGAAGTGGGATCAAAAGACAAGACGTTCACACTAGTAATCAAAAGGGTAAGATAAAAAGTGTTTTTGTCACAAAAGGAGAAGCACACTAGTCACGATTTGAATTTGTTGGTTTCTGATTACTGTTAACTTGCAAATTGTCACCATCCCATTCCCTCCCTCAATGAAATGTTATTTTGAGGTCAAAGAATGGAAAACTCTATTTAAGAAtccatacaaataataaatacatgcTTGGAAAGAGTGTGATAAATTAATAGAAGATGAACAAAAAAAATTAGTCACCAGATTTAATGTTTTACTTGGTTGAAATCAGAATTTTCCTTACCGGTGGTTTGTTTCTCTTCCCAATTAGATTTTATCTGTTGTCATTCAGTGAACAAATTACTtttgacttcattcattcattcttttttactctTTAAGGAGATTTGAAAGGCTTCATTATCCCAAACCCACATACTAGTATTAGAGTAATATTTACATGACAGTTAGTTATAGGAAATGGTTCAATCAGGAAGCTGCTGTTGCATCCTTCGATGTTTGCCCTTAGTTTTGCATCCCCCTACCCTTTCTCGTGTTCCCTTATATTCCGTATACCTAACCAACTACAAACAAtagacttcattttatttatttttttaaataactggggAGTAGAGTAAGTCATGATTCAGTTGAAaggtaaaaagttttttttttttcagtaaaaaatttcactttctttatataAACTCTCTAAGCAATTTGAGATTACTTTTTCTTGAGCTGAATGCCAAGATGCCATTTCATCTAAACAGAGGTATCCTCACTTGGGAAATTCAGAGACTACTTAGCTACAAATATACCTTGACTGAAAgatctgcttttgttttcctaCCCAATGAGCTTTAAATCCTTAAATTGCTTGTTGCTGTTTACAGTAGAAAGATGTTCAATAATGCACAGTGACAGCTGAAATACACTCACTTAAACATTTAAACTCTCACAAACCCTGACTGTTGCCATTTGCCAGTTTGGGCAATTTATCCAATACCTGTCTctagtttttcacttttttttttcttttctttttgactgcTGAGGATGAGGAAGAAAGCGTTTCCCACATTGACACTCATTTTGTTAGCCTCTTCGTAAAGGCATGGGGAGATGGGGAGGCAGCACAAATGGTAACGCTACAGGAAACCATCAAGCTAAATAACAGCAAACTAAACGCCACACTAAAGGAGATGTACCCCTATGGGATACCACATGGTCCTTGACAATGATGAGGATTTAtccctgtctctgtctttccctctctGTATGTCTGCCGctctctctgtcatcccctatcTCTCTCTATTATGTCTGTCTGCATCCCTGTCTAATTTCTATCTACCTCTGTCTTTGTCTACCTCAGTCTCTGTCTCTGACTGCCTCTTTGtcactctctgtctctgtcttactgtccatatctttctgtttctctctgtttctgACAATCTGTTTGTGTCTGGGTCTCTatgtttctgtctctgtctctgtatttctcCAGTGCTTCTGTATCTGTATCTCTCCgtgtctctttctccatctgtctgtctttgtctttccctttctgtcccatctgtctctgtctttctccccagcccccccacccccgccccaaccttgtttctctctgactctctctcCATCACTATCTCTATATGTGTGTTGTCTTTCAGTGtgcctctgtctttctctgtctctcagtctgtctgtctctgtctttctatCTGTGTCAATCAGCCTCTGcctgtctccctgtctctgtctgcaaCCATCATTCTTTGCCTTAGTTTGAATGTGTGTCTCTTTGTCCCTGTCTGTGCCTGGCTTCCTctgcctccctgtctctgtctccatctaTTTCTACCTGTCTCTGTCTGCCCCTTTCTGTGTATCCCTTTCTACCTGTCTCTATTGGGGGAGGAGGTATAATATCTGAGTCTGTCCATCTGTTGGGCTTTCTCAGCCTGCCTGACCAGCTATCTCTGCTTTTGTGTCAGGCTGTCTTGTCTCTGGCTGTTTCTGCATCTGGCTCTGTTGCATGTTTTGATAGTCCATCTCTGCTTCTGCCTGTCTTAAGGAGACAGGAATGAAATGTTACTACAGTTCGGTAGACAAACCCTCTTCTGTCATCTTCCCTTCCAGTGGTGTCCTGGAGATAGATGCCGTAAGAAGATAAGGTTAGCATTCGTGTGCAAAGACACAAGAGACTTAAATAAACAATGACTTATGAAGGAGAAAGCAGTGCCCCAGGGATGTAAGTGGGATGGACACAGGCAGCAGACCAGTGTAAATTATGCTACTGTGGAAAGGGTCTATATATAAACAGCACAAAGATGACATTGGAATTTTAATGAAAGATAAGGCATGTGCTGGAAAAAGAAAACCATctttttaagaggaaaataaaaagaagagggaGTGTCTAGCCACAAGGTCTACAGGAAGGTACTTGCCAAGTCTCAGCCACAGAATTTGGATATGAACCTGCCTGATGAGAGTTAAAATAGCAAAATTCACCTATTTTATATAAGCACATCACATAAGGTTAATCATGTGATTAAACTTAAACTTTTGAATTGGGgtcagcaaacacacacacattgaaatAAGGGGATTGAAGCAGGGCCCAAGGTTCTTATGTCATCACCTGTTCAGCTAGTAACATGACTCCTAAgacattcatatacatatatatatacatttatattttatgagcCCACNNNNNNNNNNNNNNNNNNNNNNNNNNNNNNNNNNNNNNNNNNNNNNNNNNNNNNNNNNNNNNNNNNNNNNNNNNNNNNNNNNNNNNNNNNNNNNNNNNNNTGTCTGGGGGCCCTAGAGATGGACAGTGGAGGAGAACACACAGGGAACTGCTGTCCTCTCGCCATTTCCATTTCTCCTGTTGCACTTACGGACCGGGCTAGAGACCTCTGTATTGGTGACCTACGGGTCACTCATGCTGGGGAAGCAGGGCTCAGTGTATTCCAGACCACACCGGAGGAGCTTAGAGGCaagggggagggcagggctgagaaGCAGTGTGCAAAAGTGGGGAGACTGAGGGTATATGATGGATGGGTTGGAACCGCAATACAGGGCGTGCGTGCCCGCGTCTCCGGTCGGTGTCGCGGGGGCGGAGGGGTTGACGGTGAGGGGAATCTGGCGGGAGGGAGAAAACGCCCCCAACCCACCCCGCCCACCCACTGGCGGAACCGCATGCGCACAGGGGACCTGGTGGAAAAGGCTTTTGTTGGGAGAGCGGGCCGGCTGGAGGGGTCCGCGCATGCGCAGGCTGCCCAgccgcggggggtggggggtgcggggaGAAAAGGGGCGGGGTGGTGGGAGCTGCTGTGCTGGCAGCAGTAGGCGAGGGCGCGGCTGCGGGGTTCCTGGTGCTGAGGACGGACGCCATTGGAGCCCCAGGGAAGGTAAGGATCCAGCCCCAGACAGGACCGGGAGAGGGCAAGTGGAACCGGGTACGCTgtgcccttcctccccaccccactcccgccCCCGGATGTGAACAAAGCCCAAGCACGCAGAACTTGAATCCCATTAGACCCGTGGTCAACAAAGGAGCCGCCCCCCACCACAGCCACCAGACCCAGGCTCCCCGATTCGAGCCCTGCTTAACACCGGAGCCCACCATCTGAACACCTTTAACTGACGCGTGTGCTCCGTGCTGAGCTGCCTTAGCGCGGaggccccacccccactccaaccATTCTGAGATCGGTGTAACCCAACTGACCGCTTTGCCCCCTTCCCCGAGTTGCGATCCTGGCCTTTGAGACCTCCATCGCTTCCAGTTCGAGCCTCACCTAGACCGAggacctcccccccccccgccccccactccatCCATCTTGAGCGCTCCTGTATGAGCCCAGCCTAGACCTGAATCAGCTGAATCCCCTCCACTGCGACTTAGCGGGTCCCTGGGATTCATTTTCCCAGAGCTTCTGGCGGTCCCTGTTGTCTGAGCCTCCTCAAGTCTTCTCCTCCCCAGCATCCTGGCCCCCTGCTCCAGCCATTAAATCGAGGCGCTTTATTTCCCCTCTCTCAAAGCATCTCTTATGGGACTCTCTGGACCCAAGCCCGCCAGTCCACCCCTTGTTCCAATCCAGCCGTTGGTCTGGGAAGCCTGTGTGACCTAAACTCCCCTTTCAGTGCAGGGTCTCCTCCGacctcctctgtccttctcctaGGGTTCTGTCTCGGAGGGAATCTATCCCAGCAGCCCTCACCCCCGCCCCAACCTTACACTGCCTGGGAACCCTGTGACTGCAGCCCTCCACCTCCTGAGAGATCCCGCCTCCTGCTGgatcccgccccctccccctgaAGAGGCCTCCTCATCCCTCTCAGGCTGAGCTCTCTTCTCCTTGGGACCCCCAGCATGGCAGAGGGAAGCTACCGCAAGGAATCTGAAGGGTACAACGTTGAAGACATGGACGAGGGTAGTGATGAAGTCGGGGAGGAAGACATGGTTGAAGGCAACGACTATGAAGAATTTGGTGCTTTCGGAGGCTACGGCGCCCTCACCAGCTTTGACATCCGCATCCTCAGGGCCTTTGGGAGCTTGGGTCCAGGCTTTCGCATCTTAGCGGTGAGGCCCCTCCTCGGCCACCTGCTAGCCCTGGGGCTTCTCTGTTGTGACGTCAgggaggatgggaggagggggCCGATGAGGGCTGGGGTTGAATGGAGAAGGACTGCCCAGCTTACCCAAACCTTCCCTCTCCTACTGGGAgaagccgggggggggggggggggggggggcggggggggcggggtgctGGTCGGAGGCTGGCCAACACAGGGGGAACTATCTGTGTAGAGCTGTCTGCCTTCCCCTCCCCTGccatgccctgccctgccctcccctcccctctcctcccctgctctgccctgccctcccttcccctccctggtCTTGCAGAATGAGCCCTGGGAACTGGAAAACCCTGTGCTGGCCAGAACTCTGCTGGAGGCATTTCGGATGGATCCAGAAACACTTGCCAATGAGACGGCTGCCCGTGCTGCCAACGTAGCCCGGGCCGCCGCCTCTAACCAAGCTGCTCGGGCCGCTGCCACTGCTGCCCGTGCCACCTACAATCAGGTGGTCACTAACCACCACCCGGTGGCCACACACCAGGCGTCAGGAGGCGATACCCAGCCCATGACATCTGCTGCCCAGGCTCCGGCAGCCACCCCTGAGACAAGCATCGCTTCTCCGCACAGCTCCCAGATGCTAGTCAATAGCGAGATGGCTGCCCCTGGGGCTCCAGCAAGGTCCTCACAGCCGCAGACATCCTCCCAGGCCCAGGAAGCTGCGGCCGAGGGCCCTAGTACGGCCTGTGCTTTCCCCCAGGCCTCGCGTGCAAGTGAGATGGATGCCACCCGGCCCAAGACAGCCTTCCTGGGTCAGAACGACGCCTTTGATTTCAGCCAGCCGGCAGGTGTCAGTGGCATGGCCTTCCCACGCCCCAAGAGACCTGCCCCGGCCCAAGAGGCTGCCACAGAGGGCCCCAGTGTTGCCTCCAGGGGCACCCAGGCAGCCTCTACCGGGGAGGGGGCGGCCACCCGGCCCAAGACGACCAAGTCCGGGAAGGCTCTCGCCAAGACCCGCTGGGTGGAGCCTCAGAATGTTGTGGCAGCAGCTGCCGCCAAGGCCAAGATGGCCACGAGCATCCCTGAGCCTGAGAGTGCAGCTGCGACTTCTCAGCAGAGTGCGGAGCCCTGGGCCAGAATGGGAGGCAAGAGGACAAAGAAGGTGAGCCCTCCCTGCTGTCTCCCACCCTCCTTGCTCCCCTGCTTTCTCTGCCCTCTCAactctctgcctcctcccctcccttcctctccctcttcttccccctccctcttctctcagCTCGTACTTGTTTCTCCAAGCCAAGTTTACCAGCATGTTTTTACTCCACGTAGTCCCTACCCTCGGGGCTGGAGGGAGAAGCGGTTggctcagtgcctggcacttagtaagCACTGGGCACGTGTCATCCGCGTGTCATCTACAACCCTTATTTCCAAGTACCTGCTCTGGCTAAGATGTGTGCCAGGCGCTTTTGCACAGGGAGCCTGGTCGCCCTGAGTCTTTCCTCTGTCTAATGGTACAGTCCAAGCACCTGGATGACGAATATGAGAGCAGCGAGGAGGAGAGAGAGCCTCCTGCGGTCCCACCGACCTGGAGGGCATCGCAGCCCCTGCTGACGACCGCGCGGCCTCAGATGGCCCCTCGGCCCCCCATGGCCCTGAGGTCCCAGGTACCCTCAAGGCACGTGCTGTGCTTGCCACCCCGCAATGTGACCCTTCTGCAAGAGAGGGTAAGAAGGAAGCCTGCCCTTCCCCCATCTCCCTCCTATCCTCCCTTGCGGGCCAGTTCTTTGAGGTCACCCACGCCTTGATCTCCCCGTgtgctcttccttctccaggcaaataAGTTGGTGAAATATCTGATGATTAAAGACTACAAGAAGATCCCCATCAAGCGCTCAGGTGGGCAGCCTCTGCCCCCTCCCTGAACTCTGTCCTTCCCCGCTCCCACCACCCTGCCCTGTGGGCCTCCCACCAGATGccctctccccaccacacacacacagatcaggCCTGGCCGATGGCTCCATTGGCACGGTGTGGGGTCCTGAGTGTGCTCCCCTCAGCAGGGCTGATGGAAAGGCTGTAGCTCTGTGGCTGCTGCTCAGCCCTGGTGCTttgcccacccctcccctcctgcaGACATGCTGAAGGATGTCATCCGAGAGTATGACGAACACTTCCCTGAGATCATTGAACGAGCAACGTACACTCTGGAAAAGGTGGGTGCGGGGCCGGGGGCAGCTCTGTGGAGCAGGAGCAGCAGGGAACTCTTGCCCGCCTCCCCCCATCTGCATCCCCTCAAGGCCCAGGGGCCGGACTGCGTGCTCTGGAGGGAAGCCCTCCCTGGCCTCTGCACCTGGGAGCTTCCTCTGCgagcctcctcccctccttcctcccgcTCGTGCTCTCTGAGCGCCTGTGGTCTCCTGAGGTGACTCCCGTTGTCTCAGCCAGTGTCGGTGCTCCCACAGGGCACTTCCTCCATGgcctctcctttccctcctcccccagggctTGGGGTTCCCCGCCAAGAAAGAGTTCTAACAGGGAATCAAATGACCGCCTGCAGGACACCCAGCATGGATGTTTGATCTCACATTCTGTTTTCTCCCCACTGTAGAAGTTCGGGATCCACCTGAAGGAAATTGACAAGGAAGAGCACCTGTACATTCTCGTCTGCACACGGGATTCGTCAGCCCGCCTCCTGGGAAAGTGAGAAAGCACAGGAGGCCGGtggtcttccttggtggtgctTGCCCCCGCCTCTCGAGAAACGGGAAAGTAGGGTTGGGGGGCCTAGTATGGCTCCCACCCAGAGTTAGCAGTGCTGAGCAGCTAAGGGCAGGCAGGGGCAAGTAGCCTGGGGCGAGGCTTTGTGGCTCTCCAGGTTTCAGCCCTGCCCACCCTTCCCCGCCCCTGTCTTCCTAGGAAAGCAagcttcttcttctctctctctctctctctttttttttttttttttggaaagcaaGCTTCTTGATTGCCTCTCTCTGCTAGGGTCCCGGCCAGGGCTTGGCAGAGTGGGCCtcgggcagggggcagggaaagGGGAGAGTGGAGGGCGGGGGTCTCCAGTGGAGTCATGCTCCAGATGGAGTGGGCAAAGGGCAGGGAAGGTCAGGGTGTGCCTCTGGACTCAGGGTTGCCAATCGTCTGCTCCCCGCCTAACCCCATCCTCGACAGAGCCCTGGGAAGAGGTGTTAGCATCCACATTTGATGGATGAAGGGCCTCAGTCTCAGTCCGAGGAAGGAATTGTCTGGACCAGCAGTAGCAAGCCATACAGAGTGGGAGGAACTGCCCTGTAGCCCAGCAGTGTGGGAGAGGCTAGTTGGGTGAGCCGGCTGTGGTCACCTGGGCAAATGGCTGCTGGACAGGATCCCTCTTTCTACGCCTTCAGGACCAAGGACACTCCCAGGCTGAGTCTCCTCTTGGTGATTCTGGGTGTCATCTTCATGAACGGCAACCGCGCCAGCGAGGGTGAGTGGCTGGACAGGCAGCTGGGGGGTTGCCCATCGTCTCACCTCCCTCCGTCTGCTAAACTCTTGTACCTCATCTCTTCTCACAGCTGTCCTCTGGGAGGCACTCCGCAAGATGGGACTGCGCCCCGGGTATGATTGGGGTCTCTTGGCTCCCGCTCCTCAGTGTGTCCTTGGGCACAGGAGGCCCCAGGATTGCAGTGGCCTAGCGGTCTCTGTGGGGTGTGGCATCCTGGACTAGGGAGAGCATCAAGGGTCCACCAGGGTGCATGGGGAAATGGTCCTGAACCTCGAGCCCTCTTCTGCCCCGTGTGCCCTCTCTGTTTCCACACGAGACCTCAGAGACACCATCGAACCTGGGGGCTCCATCCAGCCCCTCCCTGGGGCCCTGCTGACAAGTGGCTGCCTGGCCTCTGCTGCCAGCCCAGGTGTCCATGAGGACGCCTCACAGGCTAGGAGGCCCTCAGTC carries:
- the LOC133051750 gene encoding melanoma-associated antigen D4 isoform X1, with the protein product MAEGSYRKESEGYNVEDMDEGSDEVGEEDMVEGNDYEEFGAFGGYGALTSFDIRILRAFGSLGPGFRILANEPWELENPVLARTLLEAFRMDPETLANETAARAANVARAAASNQAARAAATAARATYNQVVTNHHPVATHQASGGDTQPMTSAAQAPAATPETSIASPHSSQMLVNSEMAAPGAPARSSQPQTSSQAQEAAAEGPSTACAFPQASRASEMDATRPKTAFLGQNDAFDFSQPAGVSGMAFPRPKRPAPAQEAATEGPSVASRGTQAASTGEGAATRPKTTKSGKALAKTRWVEPQNVVAAAAAKAKMATSIPEPESAAATSQQSAEPWARMGGKRTKKSKHLDDEYESSEEEREPPAVPPTWRASQPLLTTARPQMAPRPPMALRSQVPSRHVLCLPPRNVTLLQERANKLVKYLMIKDYKKIPIKRSDMLKDVIREYDEHFPEIIERATYTLEKKFGIHLKEIDKEEHLYILVCTRDSSARLLGKTKDTPRLSLLLVILGVIFMNGNRASEAVLWEALRKMGLRPGVRHPFLGDLRKLITEDFVKQKYLEYKKVPSSSPPEYEFLWGLRACHETSKMRVLRFIAQYQNRDPREWRAHFLEAVDDAFKTMDVDMAEEHARAQMRAQMNIGEEALIGRWSWDDIQVELLTWDEDGDFGDAWSRIPFAFWARYHQYILNSNRANRRGTWRAGVSSGTNGAASASMLDGPSTSSTIRTRNAARTSASFFSWIQQP
- the LOC133051750 gene encoding melanoma-associated antigen D4 isoform X2, with the protein product MAEGSYRKESEGYNVEDMDEGSDEVGEEDMVEGNDYEEFGAFGGYGALTSFDIRILRAFGSLGPGFRILANEPWELENPVLARTLLEAFRMDPETLANETAARAANVARAAASNQAARAAATAARATYNQVVTNHHPVATHQASGGDTQPMTSAAQAPAATPETSIASPHSSQMLVNSEMAAPGAPARSSQPQTSSQAQEAAAEGPSTACAFPQASRASEMDATRPKTAFLGQNDAFDFSQPAGVSGMAFPRPKRPAPAQEAATEGPSVASRGTQAASTGEGAATRPKTTKSGKALAKTRWVEPQNVVAAAAAKAKMATSIPEPESAAATSQQSAEPWARMGGKRTKKSKHLDDEYESSEEEREPPAVPPTWRASQPLLTTARPQMAPRPPMALRSQVPSRHVLCLPPRNVTLLQERANKLVKYLMIKDYKKIPIKRSDMLKDVIREYDEHFPEIIERATYTLEKKFGIHLKEIDKEEHLYILVCTRDSSARLLGKTKDTPRLSLLLVILGVIFMNGNRASEAVLWEALRKMGLRPGVRHPFLGDLRKLITEDFVKQKYLEYKKVPSSSPPEYEFLWGLRACHETSKMRVLRFIAQYQNRDPREWRAHFLEAVDDAFKTMDVDMAEEHARAQMRAQMNIGEEALIGRWSWDDIQVELLTWDEDGDFGDAWSRIPFAFWARYHQYILNSNRANRRGTWRAGVSSGTNGAASASMLDGPSTSSTIRTRNAARTSASFFSWIQ